One Paenibacillus sp. FSL W8-0186 genomic window carries:
- a CDS encoding DUF805 domain-containing protein, which produces MEWYLKVLKNYVGFEGRARRKEYWMFILFNMIVSLVLGFIGRLIGLDTILSYIYSLAVLLPSLAVAMRRLHDTGRSGWMILLSFIPLVGAIVLIVFMCQDSEPGDNKYGSNPKLQS; this is translated from the coding sequence GTGGAGTGGTATTTAAAGGTTCTCAAAAACTATGTCGGATTTGAAGGGAGAGCGCGCCGTAAAGAATACTGGATGTTTATTCTATTCAACATGATTGTTTCGTTAGTTCTTGGCTTTATCGGTAGGTTAATAGGCTTGGATACAATTCTGTCCTACATTTATTCTTTGGCTGTTTTATTGCCAAGTCTCGCGGTAGCTATGCGTAGATTGCATGATACAGGAAGAAGCGGCTGGATGATTCTGCTAAGCTTTATTCCTCTAGTTGGCGCGATTGTTCTAATTGTGTTCATGTGCCAAGATAGCGAGCCAGGCGACAATAAATATGGTTCCAATCCTAAGCTTCAAAGTTAA
- a CDS encoding TetR/AcrR family transcriptional regulator C-terminal domain-containing protein, translating into MSNSTITKGALAHALKQTMQELPLNKITVKQLVSRCGVNRQTFYYHFQDIYDLLGWIYETEAVGNLAEYRSYDTWTHGLYTIFAYIESNKSFCLNTLHSLARSQLDSYLYNVTYDLMMGVVEEVSRGMHVAEENKKFLANFYTLAFTGLVTQWMQQGMKEEPALIVEQLSELMQGNFERALQRYRQKI; encoded by the coding sequence TTGTCGAACTCGACCATTACGAAGGGAGCCTTGGCCCATGCCTTGAAGCAAACCATGCAGGAGCTTCCCTTAAACAAGATTACTGTAAAGCAGCTCGTAAGCCGCTGCGGGGTGAATCGGCAAACGTTTTACTACCATTTTCAAGATATCTACGATTTGCTCGGTTGGATTTATGAGACGGAGGCCGTGGGCAACCTCGCCGAATATCGCAGTTACGATACGTGGACGCACGGGTTATATACGATTTTCGCCTATATTGAGAGCAATAAATCCTTCTGCCTGAACACCCTTCATTCCCTGGCTCGAAGTCAACTGGACTCCTACCTATATAATGTCACCTATGACCTGATGATGGGCGTCGTGGAGGAGGTAAGCCGCGGCATGCATGTTGCCGAAGAGAATAAGAAATTTCTCGCCAACTTCTATACGCTGGCCTTTACCGGGCTTGTCACTCAATGGATGCAGCAGGGAATGAAGGAAGAGCCGGCTTTGATCGTGGAACAATTAAGTGAACTGATGCAGGGCAATTTTGAACGGGCCTTGCAGCGTTATAGGCAGAAAATCTAG
- a CDS encoding GntR family transcriptional regulator encodes MMSNRRIPKYMQLKNELLSWFETGKLQPGQQVPSENEISEQFGISRQTVRQTFGELEKEGWLERIQGKGTFARNPLRREGEQVKTIGIITTYISDYIFPHIVRGAEAELRSKGYRLLLSSTDNNKEKEMESLQLMTSQPLSGLIIEPTKSAEGNPNLSYFLSLQEKGIPYLMINEKYRELECPCLKVDDELGGYLAARHLLEKGHTSIVGFFKRDDLQGVNRLKGFLAAHREFGISVSPQRVVTYTTEEKDGVPYTQAVQLLQQDEEGRPTAFVCYNDQLAVVLMEAIQQCSLRVPEDVSVVGFDDSSLALASGTKLTTLTHPKTEMGELAARQLIGMIEQGLVVEDTVFKPEIVERESVHNREQANQEVELQS; translated from the coding sequence ATGATGAGTAATCGGCGGATTCCTAAATATATGCAGCTCAAAAATGAACTGTTGTCATGGTTTGAAACGGGAAAGCTGCAGCCCGGACAACAGGTCCCATCGGAGAACGAGATTTCTGAACAGTTCGGCATTAGCCGGCAAACGGTGCGCCAGACGTTCGGTGAATTGGAGAAGGAAGGGTGGCTGGAGCGGATTCAAGGCAAAGGCACCTTCGCGAGAAACCCATTGCGCCGAGAGGGTGAGCAGGTCAAGACGATTGGGATCATCACGACATACATTTCGGACTATATCTTTCCGCATATCGTCCGCGGCGCCGAGGCGGAGCTGCGAAGCAAAGGATACCGGCTTCTTCTATCGAGCACGGATAACAATAAAGAGAAGGAAATGGAAAGCCTGCAGCTGATGACCAGCCAGCCGCTGAGCGGGCTCATCATCGAGCCCACCAAGAGCGCGGAAGGCAATCCAAACTTAAGCTACTTTCTGTCGCTGCAGGAGAAGGGCATTCCGTACCTGATGATCAATGAGAAGTATCGCGAGCTGGAATGTCCTTGCCTGAAGGTGGATGACGAGCTTGGCGGCTATTTGGCTGCACGACATCTGCTGGAGAAGGGACACACCTCTATCGTCGGGTTCTTTAAACGGGATGACCTGCAAGGGGTTAATCGCCTTAAAGGTTTTCTCGCGGCGCATCGGGAGTTCGGGATCAGTGTATCTCCCCAACGAGTAGTAACTTACACGACGGAGGAGAAGGACGGAGTCCCGTACACTCAAGCGGTGCAGCTGCTACAGCAGGATGAGGAAGGCCGGCCGACCGCCTTTGTGTGCTACAACGATCAATTGGCGGTCGTTCTGATGGAGGCTATTCAACAGTGCAGCCTGCGTGTTCCGGAGGACGTTTCGGTCGTCGGTTTTGACGATTCATCTCTTGCGCTCGCTTCCGGGACGAAGCTGACGACGCTGACGCATCCGAAAACGGAGATGGGCGAGCTGGCAGCCCGGCAGCTCATCGGGATGATTGAGCAGGGACTGGTGGTTGAAGACACGGTCTTTAAACCGGAGATCGTAGAGCGGGAATCCGTGCATAACAGAGAACAGGCGAATCAAGAAGTGGAATTGCAAAGCTAG
- a CDS encoding sn-glycerol-1-phosphate dehydrogenase, which yields MDNSREIDHLEKIVLETGAIYKAASFLRDRILHRLVIVADQNTYDAAGKAVEESLQSQGLKTKLCILEPNAAGDVVADEQAVVQLLLEVDPGTTDGLIAVGAGTIHDIVRFASHKTGIPFVSIPTAPSVDGFTSAGAPLIIRGIKKTVAAVPPIAIFADVHVLMKAPQPLVAAGFGDMLGKYTSLFDWKVSRLTGGEPYSEQAAVITEQALKSCIQHAAEIGERTEEGIRILMTALIESGIAMLLFGQSHPASGAEHHLSHHWEMAYLRRGNRALLHGAKVGVACAEISSLYHAAVDEGKFPGRQPKALLEHGDQIREWLAEVPPASRIRELLVLAGGPSTLEELGVDEDLFTESLREAHLVRYNRHTLLRALNEA from the coding sequence ATGGATAATTCCCGGGAAATAGACCATTTGGAGAAAATCGTTCTGGAGACCGGAGCGATCTATAAGGCAGCTTCTTTTCTAAGAGATCGTATTCTGCACCGCTTAGTGATCGTAGCCGACCAGAATACTTATGATGCGGCAGGGAAAGCCGTGGAAGAGAGTCTCCAATCCCAGGGCTTGAAGACAAAGCTATGTATTCTGGAGCCGAATGCGGCCGGCGATGTCGTCGCCGATGAGCAGGCTGTTGTGCAGCTGCTGCTTGAAGTAGATCCTGGCACCACGGATGGGCTTATTGCTGTTGGAGCCGGAACGATCCATGATATCGTACGTTTCGCGAGTCATAAGACGGGAATTCCGTTTGTATCCATTCCGACGGCTCCTTCCGTAGACGGCTTTACCTCGGCGGGAGCGCCGCTGATTATTCGCGGAATTAAGAAGACGGTGGCGGCTGTTCCGCCGATTGCCATATTTGCCGATGTGCACGTTCTAATGAAGGCGCCGCAGCCGCTGGTAGCGGCTGGTTTCGGGGATATGCTGGGCAAATATACCTCTCTGTTCGATTGGAAGGTATCCCGCCTTACGGGGGGAGAGCCTTACAGCGAACAGGCTGCAGTCATTACAGAGCAGGCGCTTAAATCCTGCATCCAGCATGCTGCGGAGATCGGAGAGCGGACAGAGGAAGGGATTCGCATCCTGATGACGGCCTTGATCGAATCAGGCATTGCGATGCTGCTGTTCGGGCAATCTCATCCGGCTTCCGGCGCAGAGCACCATTTATCTCACCATTGGGAGATGGCCTATTTGCGCCGCGGAAATCGGGCACTGCTACACGGGGCAAAGGTTGGCGTGGCCTGTGCTGAAATTTCCAGCTTGTATCACGCGGCCGTGGACGAAGGCAAATTCCCGGGACGGCAGCCGAAGGCGCTGCTTGAGCACGGTGACCAGATTCGGGAATGGCTGGCCGAGGTACCGCCCGCATCCAGGATCCGGGAATTGCTCGTTCTTGCTGGAGGTCCTTCTACGCTGGAAGAGCTTGGCGTCGATGAAGATTTATTTACGGAGAGTCTTCGCGAGGCGCATCTGGTTCGCTACAATCGGCACACCTTGCTGCGAGCGTTGAATGAGGCATGA
- a CDS encoding aspartyl-phosphate phosphatase Spo0E family protein, whose protein sequence is MQKLKSNYIKHRIEEERRQLGQLAEQYGLRDTRVLRQSMELDRLINRYNEVMYDYLRRKEPIA, encoded by the coding sequence GTGCAGAAATTAAAATCCAATTATATTAAACATAGGATTGAAGAAGAACGGCGTCAGCTTGGGCAGCTTGCGGAGCAATACGGCCTGCGGGATACGCGGGTGCTGAGGCAGTCCATGGAACTTGACCGGCTGATCAATCGCTATAATGAAGTCATGTATGATTATTTGCGGAGAAAAGAACCGATCGCCTAA
- a CDS encoding oleate hydratase produces the protein MGTYSNQVYFVGGGIASLAGAAFLIRDCGFPGRQIHIIEELKVLGGSNDGAGDRLHGYVIRGGRMLNDETYENLWDLLSSIPSLDDPSQSVRDEIMAFDTAHPTHSRARLVNKDGEVVDAASMGFDMGDRMDMAKLIITPEEQLGRLRINEWFGAHFFQTNFWYMWATTFAFQPWHSAVELKRYMIRFMHEFPRIHTLEGVTRTPYNQYDSIILPLHRYLQEHGVDFEMNCTVTDLDFQAGDGITVTRMHYVKDGVERALDLTEEDLVIVTNGSMTESSSLGSMTAPPQLYGKGSSWQLWDRIAAKKPGLLGNPASFDDHIDESKWESFTVTCQGSRFFDRMEKFSRNRAGSGALVTFKDSSWFMSIVLAHQPHFRNQPEDVKVFWGYGLYPDHVGDYVKKRMCDCTGEEILTELLHHLKFENELDELIRSANCIPCMMPYITAQFMPRTPGDRPQVVPEGSTNLALIGQFCEIPDDVVFTEEYSVRTARIAVYQLLGVNKPIQPINRYQYDIRTLLQSAAASFR, from the coding sequence ATGGGCACTTACAGTAACCAGGTGTATTTTGTCGGAGGAGGAATCGCTTCATTAGCTGGGGCGGCATTTCTGATCAGGGATTGCGGCTTTCCAGGACGGCAGATTCATATTATCGAAGAGCTGAAGGTACTTGGAGGAAGCAACGACGGCGCAGGAGACCGTCTGCATGGCTATGTCATCCGGGGCGGCAGAATGCTGAACGATGAGACATATGAGAATTTATGGGACCTGCTGAGCTCGATCCCCTCTCTCGATGACCCCAGCCAATCGGTAAGGGATGAGATTATGGCCTTTGATACGGCGCATCCTACGCATTCCCGGGCCAGGCTTGTGAACAAGGATGGTGAAGTGGTGGATGCGGCCTCTATGGGATTTGACATGGGGGATCGTATGGACATGGCCAAGCTCATCATCACACCGGAGGAGCAGTTAGGCCGGCTGCGGATTAACGAATGGTTTGGGGCTCATTTTTTCCAGACGAATTTCTGGTATATGTGGGCGACAACCTTCGCCTTTCAGCCCTGGCACAGCGCAGTCGAGCTCAAAAGGTACATGATCCGCTTCATGCATGAGTTTCCGCGGATTCATACGCTTGAAGGCGTCACGCGTACGCCTTATAACCAGTACGACTCGATCATTCTTCCGCTGCACCGGTATTTGCAGGAGCATGGTGTTGATTTTGAAATGAATTGCACGGTGACGGATTTGGATTTCCAAGCGGGGGATGGCATTACGGTGACACGCATGCACTATGTAAAGGATGGAGTGGAGCGTGCGCTGGATTTGACGGAGGAGGATTTGGTCATTGTCACGAACGGCTCGATGACGGAAAGTTCAAGTCTTGGGTCGATGACAGCCCCTCCACAGCTATACGGCAAAGGCAGCTCATGGCAGCTGTGGGATCGGATCGCGGCGAAAAAGCCAGGGCTGCTCGGTAATCCCGCTTCCTTTGATGATCACATCGATGAATCCAAATGGGAATCGTTTACCGTCACCTGCCAGGGCTCCCGCTTCTTCGATCGGATGGAGAAGTTCTCGCGGAATAGAGCCGGAAGCGGAGCTCTGGTGACCTTTAAAGATTCCAGCTGGTTCATGTCCATCGTGCTGGCTCATCAACCGCACTTCCGCAACCAGCCTGAGGATGTAAAAGTGTTCTGGGGTTATGGCTTGTATCCGGATCATGTGGGGGACTATGTGAAAAAAAGAATGTGCGACTGCACCGGAGAGGAAATTTTAACGGAGCTGCTGCATCATTTGAAATTTGAAAATGAGTTGGATGAGCTTATCCGTTCCGCAAACTGTATTCCCTGCATGATGCCGTATATTACGGCGCAATTCATGCCCAGAACGCCCGGCGACCGGCCTCAGGTCGTTCCGGAAGGCTCAACGAACCTAGCTTTGATCGGTCAATTCTGTGAAATTCCTGATGACGTTGTTTTTACAGAGGAGTACTCCGTCAGGACAGCTAGAATCGCTGTCTATCAACTGCTGGGAGTGAACAAACCAATCCAGCCGATCAACCGGTATCAATATGATATACGTACTTTGCTTCAGAGCGCCGCAGCCTCTTTCCGTTAG
- the araA gene encoding L-arabinose isomerase produces the protein MNLKPYSFWFVTGSQHLYGPETLEEVAGHSRIIAEQLDKDPAFAQSIVFKPIVTTPDEIYKLIVEANSDSSCAGIITWMHTFSPAKMWIRGLSQLQKPLLHFHTQFNRDIPWETIDMDFMNLNQSAHGDREYGHIGARLGIARKIVVGHWEDAEVRQDIAGWMRTAVSYAESRSLKVARFGDNMREVAVTEGDKVEAQIQLGWSVNGYGIGDLVQLVNEVSDAEVKQLLDEYAEKYTITKEGLSPGSVRDSIAYQARLEIAMKQFLEAGNFGAFTTTFEDLHGLKQLPGLAVQRLMEAGYGFGGEGDWKTAALTRVLKVLADNKNTSFMEDYTYHFEPGKHMILGAHMLEVCPTIAATKPSIEVHPLGIGGKEDPARIVFDGQDGPAVNASLVDLGNRFRLIVNVVDGVKVEKPMPKLPVARVLWKPQPSLREAAEAWILAGGAHHTVLSYNITAENLSDWAEMAGIEAVIIDKDTSLRRFKNELRWSDMAYRLR, from the coding sequence ATGAATTTGAAACCGTATTCATTTTGGTTTGTAACAGGAAGTCAGCATTTGTACGGGCCTGAGACGTTGGAAGAGGTAGCTGGGCATTCCCGCATCATTGCCGAGCAGCTGGACAAAGATCCTGCGTTTGCACAATCCATCGTATTTAAGCCAATTGTAACCACACCAGATGAAATTTATAAATTAATTGTCGAAGCGAACAGCGATTCATCCTGCGCCGGGATCATAACATGGATGCACACGTTCTCGCCGGCCAAGATGTGGATTCGCGGCTTGTCCCAATTGCAGAAACCGCTGCTTCATTTCCATACGCAATTTAACCGCGACATTCCTTGGGAAACGATCGATATGGACTTTATGAACCTGAACCAGTCTGCGCATGGCGACCGGGAATACGGCCATATCGGGGCCCGTCTTGGCATTGCCCGTAAAATCGTTGTCGGTCATTGGGAGGACGCCGAGGTTCGCCAGGATATCGCCGGTTGGATGCGGACTGCCGTTTCGTATGCAGAGAGCCGCAGCCTGAAGGTAGCGCGCTTTGGAGATAACATGCGCGAGGTAGCGGTAACTGAGGGCGATAAGGTTGAAGCGCAAATCCAGCTTGGCTGGTCGGTGAACGGGTATGGTATCGGCGATCTCGTACAGCTGGTAAACGAAGTAAGCGATGCAGAAGTGAAGCAGCTTCTCGATGAATATGCTGAGAAATACACGATTACCAAAGAAGGTCTGAGTCCTGGTTCGGTTCGCGATTCCATCGCTTATCAGGCGCGTCTCGAAATCGCGATGAAACAGTTCCTTGAAGCTGGTAATTTTGGTGCGTTCACTACGACATTTGAAGACTTGCATGGTCTGAAGCAGCTCCCGGGTCTGGCTGTACAGCGTCTGATGGAAGCGGGCTACGGCTTCGGCGGCGAAGGCGACTGGAAGACCGCCGCATTGACCCGCGTGCTCAAAGTGCTTGCCGACAACAAGAATACTTCCTTCATGGAGGACTACACGTATCATTTCGAGCCGGGCAAGCATATGATCCTTGGCGCACATATGCTTGAGGTTTGCCCGACGATAGCTGCGACGAAGCCGTCGATCGAGGTTCACCCGCTAGGCATCGGGGGCAAGGAAGATCCGGCGCGCATCGTCTTCGATGGTCAAGACGGCCCGGCGGTCAACGCTTCCCTCGTAGACTTGGGCAACCGTTTCCGCCTGATCGTTAACGTTGTTGACGGGGTAAAGGTAGAGAAGCCGATGCCGAAGCTGCCGGTTGCCCGCGTACTCTGGAAGCCGCAGCCGTCGCTGAGAGAAGCTGCAGAAGCATGGATTTTGGCAGGCGGGGCTCACCATACGGTGCTGTCCTATAACATTACGGCCGAGAATCTGTCGGATTGGGCGGAAATGGCTGGTATCGAGGCTGTTATCATTGACAAGGATACGTCGCTGCGCCGGTTCAAGAACGAGCTTCGCTGGAGCGACATGGCATACCGCTTGCGCTAA
- the araD gene encoding L-ribulose-5-phosphate 4-epimerase has product MLEALKQQVLEANLELPKHGLVTFTWGNVSGIDRKSGLFVIKPSGVPYEELKAEDMVVVDLEGNVVEGKLRPSSDTPTHMVLYRSFPDIGGVVHTHSPWGTSWAQAGKALPAYGTTHADYFYGEIPVTRPMTREEIEGAYELETGNVIVERFADIDPNQVPGVLVHAHAPFVWGKDAHNAVHNAVVLEEVAKIAARMLMLNPEAAPMDQTLLDRHFLRKHGAKAYYGQK; this is encoded by the coding sequence ATGTTGGAGGCGCTTAAACAGCAGGTTCTGGAGGCTAATTTGGAACTGCCGAAGCACGGACTGGTTACATTTACATGGGGAAACGTCAGCGGCATTGATCGTAAAAGCGGGCTGTTCGTCATAAAGCCAAGCGGCGTGCCGTACGAGGAATTGAAAGCGGAAGATATGGTCGTCGTGGATCTGGAGGGCAATGTGGTCGAGGGCAAATTGCGTCCATCCTCCGATACTCCGACCCATATGGTGCTGTACCGGTCTTTTCCGGATATCGGCGGGGTCGTGCACACTCACTCACCTTGGGGAACAAGCTGGGCGCAGGCTGGAAAGGCGCTGCCAGCTTACGGCACGACACATGCCGATTATTTCTACGGAGAAATTCCTGTGACCCGGCCGATGACCCGGGAAGAAATCGAAGGGGCTTATGAACTGGAGACGGGGAACGTGATCGTCGAACGGTTTGCGGACATCGACCCGAACCAGGTGCCAGGTGTATTGGTGCATGCCCATGCACCCTTCGTATGGGGAAAAGATGCCCACAATGCGGTTCATAACGCGGTTGTTCTTGAGGAAGTAGCGAAAATTGCGGCACGCATGCTGATGCTGAACCCGGAGGCGGCACCTATGGATCAGACGCTGCTGGACCGCCATTTCCTGCGCAAGCATGGAGCCAAGGCATATTACGGACAAAAATAA
- the mmsB gene encoding multiple monosaccharide ABC transporter permease, producing the protein MQMISELFKKNIRQYGMIIALVFITVLFQILTDGILLKPLNVTNLILQNSYILVLAIGMVLVIITGHIDLSVGSIAAFIGALAAIMMVDMQLPPFLAVIISLGVGALIGAWQGFWIAYVRIPAFIVTLAGMLLFRGLTMIILNGQSISPFPKSFQKISSGFLPDWFGGESIHILTIVLGAILSLLVIWQEWKERQTQIKYNFETAPMWIFLAKVISLVAIVNVFTYVLATYNGIPNILVILFVLIVIYSFVMNRMIAGRHIYALGGNEKAAKLSGVKTKKVTFWVFVNMGAMAALSGLIFAARLNSATPKAGTNFELDAIAACFIGGASASGGIGTVIGAIIGGLVMGVMNNGMSLIGLGVDWQQGIKGLVLLLAVAFDIYNKSKTN; encoded by the coding sequence ATGCAAATGATTAGCGAGCTTTTCAAAAAAAATATCCGCCAGTATGGCATGATTATCGCTCTTGTATTCATCACGGTCTTATTTCAAATTCTAACCGACGGCATTCTGCTGAAGCCGCTTAACGTAACCAACTTGATATTGCAAAACAGTTACATTCTCGTGCTGGCCATCGGGATGGTGCTGGTCATCATTACGGGTCATATCGACCTGTCGGTCGGCTCCATCGCGGCGTTCATCGGAGCCCTGGCGGCCATCATGATGGTCGATATGCAGCTGCCTCCCTTTCTCGCCGTTATCATATCCCTGGGCGTCGGGGCGCTAATCGGCGCATGGCAGGGCTTCTGGATCGCTTACGTGAGGATTCCCGCTTTTATCGTCACCTTGGCCGGGATGCTGCTGTTCCGTGGTCTAACCATGATTATTCTGAACGGCCAATCGATCTCGCCGTTTCCGAAGTCGTTCCAGAAGATCAGCTCCGGATTTTTGCCGGACTGGTTCGGAGGCGAGAGCATTCACATCCTGACGATCGTCCTTGGCGCCATCCTCTCCCTGCTCGTCATTTGGCAGGAATGGAAGGAGCGCCAGACACAAATCAAATACAATTTTGAGACTGCACCCATGTGGATTTTCCTTGCCAAAGTGATCTCCCTTGTCGCGATCGTCAACGTCTTTACCTATGTGCTCGCTACCTATAACGGGATTCCGAACATTCTCGTCATCCTGTTCGTGCTCATCGTCATCTACTCCTTCGTCATGAACCGGATGATCGCCGGACGCCATATTTACGCGCTGGGCGGCAACGAGAAAGCCGCCAAGCTGTCCGGGGTCAAGACGAAGAAAGTGACCTTCTGGGTTTTCGTCAATATGGGCGCGATGGCTGCGTTATCCGGACTCATCTTCGCCGCACGCCTCAACTCGGCAACGCCTAAAGCGGGCACGAATTTCGAGCTGGATGCGATCGCAGCCTGCTTCATCGGCGGCGCTTCTGCTTCCGGCGGCATCGGCACCGTCATCGGTGCAATTATCGGCGGCCTGGTCATGGGCGTCATGAACAACGGCATGTCCCTGATCGGCCTTGGGGTGGACTGGCAGCAAGGCATCAAAGGGCTTGTCCTGCTCCTGGCCGTAGCCTTTGACATCTATAACAAATCGAAAACGAATTAA
- a CDS encoding ribulokinase, producing MANKYTIGVDYGTQSGRAVLVDLADGREVADHVTPYPHHVIDEQLPGSGIKLEHDWALQHPDDYLEVLRKSVPAVIRESGIDPADVIGIGIDFTACTMLPIDEQGQPLCFDAKYIDNPHSWVKLWKHHAAQPEADKINEIAAERGEAFLPRYGGKISSEWMIAKVWQILDEAPEIYERTDMFLEATDWVISQMTGTIVRNSCTAGYKAIWHKQDGYPSKEYFKALDPRLENLTETKLRGEVIPLGTNAGGLTERMAQIMGLKPGIAVAVGNVDAHAAVPAVGVVTPGKLVMAMGTSICHMLLGTEEKQVEGMCGVVEDGIIPGLYGYEAGQSAVGDIFEWYVDEAVPGYVKEAAAKEGIGVHQWLEKEAAAYKPGQTGLLALDWWNGNRSVLVDTDLTGLILGMTLLTKPQEIYRTLLEATAFGTRKIVDAFHNNGVEVDALYACGGLPQKNRLLMQIYADVTNREIFVADSKQTPALGAAMFAAVAAGKQAGGYDTILDAAERMARVKEETFKPIPENVEIYDRLYQEYSKLHDYFGRGENDVMKRLKSIKKSTE from the coding sequence ATGGCTAACAAGTATACCATCGGGGTAGATTACGGTACGCAATCGGGCCGCGCGGTACTGGTCGACTTAGCGGACGGACGCGAAGTGGCGGATCACGTGACCCCTTATCCGCATCACGTTATCGACGAACAGCTGCCGGGCTCCGGTATCAAGCTTGAGCATGACTGGGCGCTGCAGCATCCTGACGATTATCTGGAGGTACTGCGGAAATCTGTGCCAGCGGTTATCCGGGAGTCTGGCATCGATCCGGCTGATGTAATCGGAATTGGCATCGATTTTACGGCATGCACGATGCTGCCGATCGACGAGCAGGGCCAGCCGCTCTGCTTCGATGCGAAATACATCGATAATCCGCACAGCTGGGTGAAGCTATGGAAGCATCACGCCGCTCAGCCGGAAGCCGATAAGATCAATGAAATCGCAGCGGAGCGCGGAGAAGCGTTTCTCCCGCGTTACGGCGGTAAAATTTCATCCGAATGGATGATCGCCAAAGTATGGCAAATCCTTGATGAAGCCCCCGAAATCTATGAGCGCACAGATATGTTCCTGGAGGCGACAGATTGGGTCATCTCGCAAATGACGGGCACCATCGTCCGCAACAGCTGTACGGCTGGTTATAAAGCGATCTGGCATAAGCAGGACGGCTATCCAAGCAAGGAATATTTCAAAGCGCTGGATCCAAGGCTGGAAAATCTTACAGAGACAAAGCTTCGCGGTGAAGTCATTCCGCTCGGTACGAATGCGGGCGGGTTGACTGAGCGTATGGCGCAAATCATGGGCCTCAAGCCGGGCATTGCAGTTGCCGTCGGGAACGTAGACGCTCATGCTGCAGTGCCGGCTGTCGGCGTCGTAACGCCGGGCAAGCTTGTGATGGCGATGGGCACCTCGATTTGCCATATGCTGCTGGGCACGGAAGAGAAGCAGGTCGAAGGCATGTGCGGCGTCGTTGAGGATGGCATCATCCCCGGGCTGTATGGATATGAGGCGGGACAGTCGGCTGTAGGCGATATTTTTGAATGGTACGTAGACGAGGCGGTTCCAGGATACGTCAAAGAAGCGGCGGCCAAGGAAGGCATCGGCGTCCATCAATGGCTTGAGAAGGAAGCCGCGGCCTATAAGCCGGGACAAACCGGATTACTGGCGCTGGATTGGTGGAACGGCAACCGGTCTGTTCTCGTCGATACAGATTTGACCGGCCTGATTCTGGGTATGACGTTGCTTACCAAGCCGCAGGAAATTTACCGTACCCTGCTCGAAGCTACGGCCTTCGGTACCCGTAAGATCGTAGATGCTTTCCATAACAATGGAGTTGAGGTTGACGCCTTGTACGCTTGCGGCGGATTGCCGCAGAAGAACCGTCTGCTGATGCAGATTTACGCGGATGTTACGAATCGCGAAATTTTCGTTGCCGATTCCAAGCAGACGCCGGCACTTGGTGCAGCGATGTTTGCGGCGGTAGCTGCCGGGAAACAGGCTGGCGGTTATGATACGATTCTTGATGCGGCAGAGCGGATGGCCCGGGTGAAAGAAGAGACGTTCAAGCCGATTCCGGAGAATGTGGAAATCTATGACCGTCTATACCAGGAATACAGCAAGCTGCATGATTATTTCGGCCGCGGCGAGAACGACGTGATGAAGCGGCTCAAGAGCATCAAGAAATCTACGGAGTAA